From Candidatus Zixiibacteriota bacterium, a single genomic window includes:
- a CDS encoding metal-dependent hydrolase has protein sequence MVKLRFHGHSCWEISDNGHDLIIDPFLAGNPVATVKPDQIKAQWVLVSHGHGDHWGDTPAIAKKNGATVIANFELTQYAAKLGLKIHPLHIGGSAKFPFGWVKLTIAHHGSTLKEADDYGGNPAGILINIGSKTIYHAGDTGLFLDMKLIGEMNTLDLALLPIGDNFTMGPVDAAKAVEFLHPRKVVPMHYNTFDMIKQDPNEFAKLVRAQGVDCAIVNPGETIEI, from the coding sequence ATGGTCAAGCTCCGCTTTCACGGACATTCCTGCTGGGAAATCTCCGATAACGGCCACGATCTGATCATCGACCCGTTCCTTGCGGGCAACCCGGTCGCCACGGTCAAGCCGGATCAGATCAAGGCGCAATGGGTGCTGGTGTCACACGGCCACGGCGACCACTGGGGCGATACGCCCGCAATCGCCAAGAAGAACGGCGCGACCGTGATCGCGAATTTCGAGTTGACCCAATACGCCGCCAAGCTCGGCCTTAAGATTCACCCCCTTCACATCGGCGGCTCGGCGAAGTTCCCGTTCGGTTGGGTCAAGCTAACGATCGCCCACCACGGCTCGACTCTCAAGGAAGCCGACGACTATGGCGGCAATCCAGCGGGGATTCTCATCAACATCGGCAGCAAGACGATCTACCACGCCGGCGACACCGGTTTGTTCCTCGACATGAAACTGATCGGGGAGATGAACACACTTGACCTGGCACTGCTGCCGATCGGCGACAACTTCACGATGGGGCCGGTTGACGCCGCCAAAGCAGTGGAATTTCTGCATCCCCGGAAGGTCGTGCCGATGCACTACAACACCTTCGACATGATCAAGCAGGATCCGAACGAATTCGCTAAACTGGTGCGCGCTCAGGGAGTCGATTGCGCCATCGTCAACCCCGGCGAAACGATCGAAATTTAG
- the cydB gene encoding cytochrome d ubiquinol oxidase subunit II, whose translation MFGLDLQTIWFVLIGVLFTGYAILDGFDLGVGALHLLTKTDEERRIFLNSIGPVWDGNEVWLVTAGGALFAAFPEVYATAFSGFYLALMLLLFCLIFRAVAIEFRSKQPMLWWRRMWDVSFSAGSLLAGLVIGIALGNIAIGVPLDVRHEYAGTFLGLFNSYAILVGITTVALFMMHGAIYVVMKTEGALHDKVRGWVNNSIIFFIICYAATTMVTLLYVPHMAEFIKSHPVWFFVPLLNMLAIANIPREIYHGRDWRAFLSSSAAIVFLLALFGIGMYPNLIFSSPVSEFSLTIYNAASSEKTLSIMLIIAALGVPLVLAYTISIYWIFRGKVKLDSSSY comes from the coding sequence GCGATTCTCGACGGGTTCGATCTCGGCGTCGGGGCGCTGCATCTGCTCACCAAGACCGACGAGGAACGGCGCATTTTCCTCAATTCGATCGGGCCGGTCTGGGACGGGAACGAAGTGTGGCTGGTGACGGCGGGCGGCGCGCTGTTCGCGGCATTTCCGGAGGTGTACGCTACTGCGTTCTCCGGGTTCTACCTGGCGCTGATGCTGCTGCTCTTCTGCTTGATCTTCCGGGCGGTGGCAATCGAGTTTCGGTCGAAGCAGCCGATGCTGTGGTGGCGGCGAATGTGGGATGTCTCGTTCAGCGCCGGCAGCTTGCTGGCCGGTCTGGTAATCGGGATTGCGCTGGGAAATATTGCGATCGGAGTGCCGCTGGATGTGCGGCACGAGTACGCTGGGACGTTCCTCGGGTTGTTCAACTCCTATGCGATTCTCGTCGGGATCACGACGGTGGCACTATTCATGATGCACGGCGCGATCTATGTTGTGATGAAGACCGAGGGAGCGTTGCACGACAAGGTGCGCGGCTGGGTCAACAACTCGATCATCTTTTTCATCATTTGTTACGCGGCGACGACGATGGTGACGCTGTTGTACGTGCCGCACATGGCGGAATTCATCAAGAGCCACCCGGTGTGGTTCTTCGTACCGCTGTTGAACATGCTGGCGATTGCCAATATCCCGCGCGAAATCTACCATGGCCGCGACTGGCGGGCGTTTCTGTCCTCAAGTGCGGCGATTGTGTTTCTGCTCGCCCTCTTTGGAATCGGCATGTACCCGAATTTGATATTCTCCAGCCCGGTTTCAGAATTCAGTCTGACGATCTATAACGCGGCATCGTCGGAGAAAACGCTGTCGATTATGCTGATCATTGCGGCGCTGGGTGTGCCGCTGGTGCTGGCTTACACAATTAGCATCTACTGGATATTCCGCGGCAAAGTCAAGCTCGACTCGAGCAGCTACTAA